The Candidatus Nomurabacteria bacterium genome has a segment encoding these proteins:
- the rplX gene encoding 50S ribosomal protein L24, whose amino-acid sequence MKIRKGDNVIVTVGKDKGKKGTVEKVFTSLDKVLISGVNMKKVHKKREGKGEVIDKSFPISVSNVMILDPKGGKPTRIGFKVEDGKKIRIARKSGQKI is encoded by the coding sequence ATGAAAATACGAAAAGGAGACAATGTAATAGTGACTGTCGGAAAAGACAAAGGAAAGAAGGGAACTGTAGAAAAAGTTTTTACTTCTCTAGACAAGGTTCTTATTTCTGGAGTGAATATGAAAAAGGTTCACAAGAAAAGAGAAGGTAAGGGAGAAGTGATAGATAAATCTTTTCCAATCAGTGTATCAAACGTTATGATTCTTGATCCAAAAGGTGGCAAACCTACAAGAATCGGATTCAAGGTTGAAGATGGAAAAAAGATCAGAATAGCTAGAAAGAGCGGTCAAAAGATCTAA
- the rplE gene encoding 50S ribosomal protein L5 yields MESVKEIEKKAYELMKDEFGYKNALSAPRLVKVVVSVGTGKEQKVDRNRNDFVSDRLSKITGQKASIRSAKKSIAGFKIRTGDPVGVVVTLRGDKMYSFVDKLVHIAIPRTKDFRGIAKTTVDKIGNITIGIREHTIFPETGDEELRDVFGLGVTIVTTAKTKEEAIRFFEIIGVPFKKD; encoded by the coding sequence ATGGAAAGCGTCAAGGAGATAGAAAAAAAAGCATATGAGCTGATGAAGGACGAGTTTGGTTACAAAAACGCCCTTTCAGCCCCAAGACTTGTAAAAGTTGTTGTTTCAGTTGGTACTGGAAAAGAACAAAAAGTAGATAGAAATAGAAATGACTTTGTTTCTGACAGACTATCAAAAATAACAGGTCAAAAAGCTTCTATAAGAAGTGCAAAGAAATCAATTGCTGGTTTCAAAATAAGAACTGGTGATCCTGTTGGAGTCGTTGTTACTCTAAGAGGTGACAAAATGTACTCTTTTGTAGACAAGCTGGTTCATATCGCAATACCTAGAACAAAAGACTTCAGAGGTATCGCAAAAACAACTGTCGACAAGATAGGAAACATAACTATCGGTATAAGGGAACACACTATATTCCCAGAGACAGGAGATGAAGAATTGAGAGATGTTTTTGGACTAGGAGTTACTATCGTAACTACTGCAAAAACAAAGGAAGAAGCTATAAGATTCTTCGAAATAATAGGAGTTCCTTTCAAAAAAGATTAG
- a CDS encoding type Z 30S ribosomal protein S14 produces the protein MSKTSTHVRAQKKPKFSTRSKNRCFKCGRGNGFMRDFGICRICFREMANEGQIPGVKKSSW, from the coding sequence ATGTCAAAAACTTCAACACATGTAAGGGCGCAAAAGAAGCCCAAATTCTCTACAAGGTCAAAAAACCGATGTTTTAAATGTGGTCGTGGAAACGGCTTCATGAGAGATTTTGGTATTTGCAGAATTTGTTTCAGAGAAATGGCAAACGAAGGTCAAATACCTGGAGTTAAGAAGTCTAGCTGGTAG
- the rpsH gene encoding 30S ribosomal protein S8, whose amino-acid sequence MDQISNMLNAIKTGGMVRKKTITVPYSGVKERILECLKKEGFVSGYEKKTLKNHPTIEVEVLYVDGRPKIKDFKRVSKLSKRVYMSAKEIRPIMAGRGILVLSTPKGVLSGKVAKKENVGGEALFQLM is encoded by the coding sequence ATGGATCAGATATCAAACATGCTAAACGCCATAAAGACTGGTGGAATGGTTAGAAAGAAAACTATAACAGTTCCTTATTCTGGCGTAAAAGAAAGAATACTAGAATGCCTAAAGAAAGAAGGCTTTGTTTCTGGATACGAAAAGAAAACACTAAAGAATCACCCAACTATTGAAGTAGAGGTTCTTTATGTAGACGGAAGACCAAAAATAAAAGATTTCAAAAGAGTTTCAAAACTTTCTAAAAGAGTTTATATGAGCGCAAAAGAGATAAGACCAATTATGGCCGGAAGAGGTATTTTGGTTCTTTCAACTCCAAAGGGTGTTTTGTCAGGTAAGGTCGCTAAGAAAGAAAATGTTGGTGGTGAAGCACTATTCCAACTAATGTAA
- the rplF gene encoding 50S ribosomal protein L6 encodes MSRVGKQEIKIPSGVKVELKDNVLTVEGPLGKLQREVRDEVTININSDMVTFTPNKEDKFSKSLWGTYASHVKNMVEGVQKPYEKKLILEGVGFKSELQGKELVFGLGFSHQVRVPVPEGITATAEKNVITISGIDKELVGNFAASVRALKKPEPYKGKGFRYDGEVIRRKQGKKSV; translated from the coding sequence ATGTCTAGAGTAGGTAAACAAGAAATAAAAATACCGAGTGGAGTGAAAGTCGAACTAAAAGACAATGTTTTGACAGTGGAAGGCCCACTTGGAAAACTACAAAGAGAAGTTAGAGATGAAGTAACTATAAACATAAATTCTGACATGGTTACATTTACACCAAACAAAGAAGACAAATTCTCAAAATCTCTATGGGGTACATATGCTTCTCATGTAAAAAACATGGTTGAAGGTGTACAAAAGCCTTACGAAAAGAAATTGATCCTAGAAGGAGTTGGTTTCAAGTCAGAACTACAAGGAAAAGAACTTGTGTTTGGACTAGGTTTTTCTCACCAAGTTAGAGTACCAGTTCCAGAAGGCATTACTGCAACAGCTGAAAAGAATGTTATAACTATATCTGGTATAGATAAAGAATTGGTAGGAAACTTTGCTGCCTCTGTAAGAGCACTGAAAAAACCTGAACCTTACAAAGGAAAAGGATTTAGATATGACGGAGAAGTTATCAGAAGAAAACAAGGTAAGAAATCTGTATAA
- a CDS encoding 50S ribosomal protein L18, translating to MNNSQKKTEKRLRIKRKIRSRIFGTPEMPRLSVFRSNKYIYAQIIDDQAGVTLAEASDIKETKGTKNERAKLVGKKIADAAKAKGISKVVFDRNGFSYIGRIRVLADEARSAGLKF from the coding sequence ATGAATAATTCACAGAAAAAAACAGAAAAAAGACTAAGAATAAAAAGAAAGATAAGATCTAGGATTTTTGGTACACCAGAAATGCCAAGACTATCTGTTTTTAGATCAAACAAATACATTTATGCTCAGATTATAGATGATCAGGCTGGGGTTACTTTGGCAGAAGCTTCTGATATCAAAGAAACAAAAGGAACAAAAAACGAAAGAGCAAAGCTTGTTGGAAAGAAGATAGCAGACGCAGCTAAGGCAAAAGGAATAAGCAAGGTTGTTTTTGATAGAAATGGATTTTCTTATATAGGTCGTATAAGAGTTCTTGCAGATGAGGCTAGAAGTGCTGGTCTAAAATTCTAA